In Mycolicibacterium phocaicum, one DNA window encodes the following:
- a CDS encoding TetR/AcrR family transcriptional regulator yields the protein MPVDATRVAVRMSAPTGDARADRWRAHRATVKADLIEATLRAIDEYGPDLSIDDVVKTAGVPRPKLYRFFTDKETLFAAVGERMQELIVQRVMPCFHVTATALELVSSALTGYVELVAERPNLFRFVVGSHFSDDHSRTKLLDNGRNLSTAMTEVLAAMVRAHGGDADHLEYTADAILGAVALGVLRWLNEPTIDKDELIAQLTPAIWGAVSAAAAARGVVIAPDEQMALFGTAD from the coding sequence ATGCCCGTGGATGCCACCCGTGTCGCGGTGCGGATGTCCGCACCCACGGGTGACGCGCGGGCCGACCGCTGGCGGGCGCACCGCGCGACGGTCAAGGCCGACCTGATCGAGGCGACGCTGCGGGCGATCGACGAATACGGGCCCGACCTGTCGATCGACGACGTCGTGAAGACCGCCGGCGTGCCGCGGCCGAAGTTGTATCGGTTCTTCACCGACAAGGAGACCCTGTTCGCCGCGGTCGGTGAGCGCATGCAGGAGCTGATCGTGCAGCGCGTCATGCCGTGCTTCCACGTCACGGCGACGGCGCTGGAGCTCGTGAGTTCTGCGCTCACCGGCTACGTCGAGCTGGTGGCCGAGCGGCCCAATCTCTTCCGGTTCGTCGTCGGTTCGCACTTCAGCGACGACCATTCCCGGACCAAGCTGCTCGACAACGGTCGTAACCTTTCCACCGCGATGACCGAAGTCCTCGCGGCCATGGTGCGCGCCCACGGCGGCGACGCCGATCACCTCGAATACACGGCGGACGCGATCCTCGGCGCCGTGGCGCTCGGCGTCCTGCGCTGGCTCAATGAGCCGACGATCGACAAAGACGAACTCATCGCACAGTTGACCCCGGCGATCTGGGGCGCGGTGTCGGCGGCGGCCGCCGCCCGCGGCGTCGTCATCGCGCCCGATGAGCAGATGGCGTTGTTCGGCACCGCCGACTGA
- a CDS encoding metal-dependent hydrolase: MAVRSEQYTSARTSRAVYPRTRRIRFRFNEEAGRKYFVAGDMVFSHFVAGLSGAFPPGEEGFIRSVRRFADRITDPELKKRVAGFIGQESMHGQEHRHLNEKLIAMGYPIAWWDSESFKDKRIRFEDRLPPHVHLALTAAAEHYTAVLAERVLSSDELQSIPADPEVWHLLNWHALEELEHKSVAFDVYRAVGGTERTRIAVMVAACALLLPVTLVSLAVSVGSDPVARRRPVHLARETYDLFTGPIFKGLLPDLAVYLRPGFHPDDVDTNALAQQWRDTLFGADGILVDHLR; the protein is encoded by the coding sequence ATGGCCGTACGCAGTGAGCAATACACGTCAGCGCGGACCTCCCGGGCGGTCTACCCCCGGACCCGGCGAATCCGCTTCCGCTTCAACGAAGAAGCCGGCCGAAAGTACTTCGTCGCCGGCGACATGGTGTTCAGCCACTTCGTCGCCGGTCTGTCGGGGGCATTCCCGCCCGGCGAAGAAGGCTTCATCCGATCGGTCCGCCGATTCGCCGACCGGATCACCGATCCCGAACTCAAGAAACGGGTCGCCGGCTTCATCGGCCAGGAGTCGATGCACGGACAGGAACATCGGCACCTCAACGAGAAGCTGATCGCGATGGGCTACCCCATCGCGTGGTGGGACTCAGAATCCTTTAAAGACAAGCGGATTCGGTTCGAAGACCGGTTACCCCCTCATGTGCATCTGGCGCTGACGGCCGCCGCCGAGCACTACACCGCGGTGCTGGCCGAGCGAGTGCTGTCGAGCGACGAACTGCAATCGATCCCGGCCGATCCCGAGGTGTGGCATCTGCTGAATTGGCATGCGCTGGAAGAACTCGAGCACAAGTCCGTCGCCTTCGACGTGTACCGCGCCGTCGGTGGTACCGAGCGCACCCGCATCGCCGTCATGGTGGCAGCGTGCGCTCTGCTTCTGCCGGTGACTCTTGTTTCCCTCGCCGTCTCGGTCGGGTCCGATCCGGTGGCGCGGCGCCGGCCCGTCCACCTGGCCCGCGAGACGTACGACCTGTTCACCGGGCCGATATTCAAGGGCCTGTTACCCGATCTCGCGGTGTACCTGCGCCCCGGATTCCATCCGGACGACGTCGACACCAACGCGCTGGCCCAGCAGTGGCGCGACACCCTCTTCGGCGCCGACGGCATCCTCGTCGACCATCTCAGATAG
- a CDS encoding metal-dependent hydrolase has translation MSTDPITAHTAALPKVRRMRFQFGEPEPLHRHFVEGDIVFSHLVAVLSGSFPPGEESFIRSVRRFSDQITDPVLKKRVAGFIGQESVHGQEHRKLNTQLADMGYPLVRFLLFAPTSVRQKVVLRIEKLIPAKVHLAMTAAAEHYTAVLGARVLSDDEIQSIPGDPEVWRLLNWHAMEELEHKSVAFDVYRSVGGSERTRIAVMWFMYFLTIPVVTAAVALSILLDPTVWPRPITVLRQTYGVFRGPLLRGFLGEIAEYLRPGFHPDDVPTEELLARWQHDLFGAGGELVGYVR, from the coding sequence ATGAGCACTGACCCCATCACCGCGCATACCGCCGCTCTGCCCAAGGTCCGGCGGATGCGGTTCCAGTTCGGGGAACCCGAACCGCTGCACCGGCATTTCGTCGAGGGCGACATCGTGTTCAGCCACCTGGTGGCGGTGTTGTCCGGTTCCTTCCCGCCCGGCGAGGAGTCGTTCATCCGGTCCGTTCGCCGCTTCTCCGACCAGATCACCGACCCGGTACTCAAGAAGCGCGTCGCGGGGTTCATCGGCCAGGAGTCCGTGCACGGCCAGGAACACCGCAAGTTGAACACGCAGCTCGCCGACATGGGCTATCCCCTCGTGCGGTTCCTGCTGTTCGCCCCGACCAGCGTGCGCCAGAAGGTGGTGCTCCGCATCGAGAAACTGATCCCCGCGAAGGTGCATCTGGCGATGACCGCCGCCGCGGAGCACTACACCGCGGTGCTCGGTGCGCGGGTGCTGTCCGACGACGAAATCCAGTCGATCCCAGGCGATCCCGAGGTGTGGCGCCTGCTGAACTGGCATGCCATGGAGGAGCTGGAGCACAAATCCGTCGCCTTCGACGTCTACCGGTCGGTGGGCGGTTCCGAGCGCACCCGTATCGCGGTCATGTGGTTCATGTACTTCCTGACCATCCCCGTCGTCACCGCCGCGGTGGCGTTGTCGATTCTGCTGGACCCGACGGTATGGCCGCGACCCATCACGGTGCTCCGCCAAACCTACGGGGTGTTCCGCGGTCCTCTGCTGCGCGGCTTCCTCGGCGAGATCGCCGAGTACCTGCGCCCGGGTTTCCACCCCGACGACGTGCCGACCGAGGAACTCCTCGCCCGCTGGCAACACGACTTGTTCGGCGCCGGCGGCGAACTCGTCGGCTACGTCCGGTAG
- a CDS encoding flavin-containing monooxygenase, with the protein MTASPRAVPAPTAERQAPDHEVVIVGAGFGGIGAGIALQRRGIHDFVVLDKWDHVGGTWHANTYPGVAVDIPSVIYSFSYEQRGGWSRVFAPGNELRDYADDMVDKYGLRDKLRLNTTVTGATFDERNSMWRLMIDGGTEITGRHVVMAVGGLERPKLPDIPGLQDFGGALMHTALWDHDVELAGKRVAVIGTGATSLQLVPAIVDEVAHLTVFQRTPIWVFPKPDSMIHGVARAVLEIGQVRSALRAVGTVATEIGMGGVLTGPSWLVEATRKLAEAPVRAWMRSQITDPAIRDKLTPRYGLGCKRPSMSNDYLKTFNRSDVSLVTDSIEHITETGAVTADGVEHEVDVLICATGFKLWERDSVPPFPVVGRDGLDAAEFWAVNRFQAYQGVSVPGFPNMFMITGPYGFVLGSYLWMIEATAAHLSRAIAEAKRRGAREVEIRREVHDAYFQHCLARQQRNVLFTPTCAGSNTYYIDYHGDSPFRPTTHGEMYWQNRHYDLDVYRYGAGSADVHHVVATSKEAG; encoded by the coding sequence ATGACCGCGAGTCCCAGAGCCGTGCCGGCACCGACGGCGGAACGACAGGCACCGGATCATGAGGTGGTGATCGTCGGCGCCGGATTCGGTGGCATCGGTGCCGGTATCGCCCTCCAGCGCAGGGGCATTCACGACTTCGTCGTCCTCGACAAATGGGACCACGTCGGCGGCACCTGGCACGCCAACACCTATCCGGGTGTGGCAGTGGACATCCCCTCGGTCATCTACAGCTTCTCCTACGAGCAGCGCGGCGGGTGGTCGCGGGTCTTCGCGCCCGGCAACGAGTTGCGGGACTACGCCGACGACATGGTGGACAAATACGGCCTGCGCGACAAGCTGCGGCTGAACACGACCGTGACCGGAGCGACGTTCGACGAGCGGAACAGCATGTGGCGCTTGATGATCGACGGCGGCACCGAGATCACCGGCCGCCATGTCGTGATGGCGGTCGGCGGGCTTGAGCGGCCCAAGCTGCCCGACATTCCCGGTCTGCAGGATTTCGGCGGCGCACTCATGCACACCGCGCTGTGGGATCACGACGTCGAGCTGGCCGGCAAGCGGGTGGCGGTCATCGGCACGGGCGCGACGTCGCTGCAGCTGGTGCCGGCGATCGTCGACGAGGTGGCGCACCTCACCGTCTTTCAGCGCACGCCGATCTGGGTATTTCCCAAGCCGGACAGCATGATTCACGGTGTAGCCCGTGCGGTGCTGGAGATCGGCCAGGTGCGGTCGGCGCTGCGCGCCGTTGGGACCGTCGCGACCGAGATCGGGATGGGTGGCGTGCTCACCGGGCCGAGCTGGCTGGTCGAGGCCACCCGCAAGCTCGCCGAGGCACCGGTGCGGGCGTGGATGCGCAGCCAGATCACCGACCCGGCAATCAGGGACAAACTGACTCCGCGCTACGGCCTGGGGTGCAAGCGCCCGTCGATGTCCAACGACTATCTGAAGACGTTCAACCGCAGTGACGTCAGCCTGGTGACCGACTCCATCGAGCACATCACCGAGACCGGTGCGGTGACGGCCGATGGCGTCGAGCACGAGGTCGATGTCCTCATCTGCGCAACCGGATTCAAGCTGTGGGAACGGGATTCGGTGCCGCCGTTCCCCGTCGTCGGCCGCGACGGGCTCGATGCCGCGGAGTTCTGGGCGGTCAACCGCTTCCAGGCCTATCAGGGCGTGTCGGTACCCGGGTTCCCGAACATGTTCATGATCACGGGCCCGTACGGATTCGTGCTGGGGTCGTATCTGTGGATGATCGAGGCCACGGCAGCACATCTGAGTCGCGCGATCGCCGAGGCCAAGCGCCGCGGCGCCCGGGAGGTCGAGATCCGCCGCGAGGTGCACGACGCCTATTTCCAGCACTGCCTGGCGCGCCAGCAGCGCAACGTGCTATTTACGCCGACCTGCGCCGGGTCCAACACGTATTACATCGATTACCACGGCGATTCGCCGTTCCGGCCGACGACGCATGGCGAGATGTACTGGCAGAACCGCCATTACGACCTCGACGTCTATCGGTACGGGGCCGGCAGCGCCGACGTCCACCACGTGGTAGCCACCTCGAAGGAAGCCGGATGA
- a CDS encoding SDR family NAD(P)-dependent oxidoreductase: MKVNNLDPQLVVVTGGGSGIGRATAIRFARRVAHVVVSDIDLDSADATAAMIKGAGRRASAARLDVTDPDAWESFAREVRADHGVPDVVVNNAGILVSGPFLELSAADWDKQLSVNLMGVVHGCRVFGAQMAERGRGGHIVNIASAAAFTPTPVMAPYSVSKAGVKMLSECLRLELKPYGIGVSAICPGVINTNIGDRAVTVGVDPALVAQAQRLTRQLQEFAEMLPFAPMSPDLVARAVVRAVSYDLAVVPVRAEAWLGYVMHRLAPGINRRMTQPFSFDLVEKLAGPLLDRVTPAASTNAESMAHI; encoded by the coding sequence ATGAAAGTCAACAACCTGGACCCACAACTCGTGGTCGTCACCGGCGGCGGCAGCGGCATCGGGCGCGCCACCGCGATCCGCTTCGCCAGACGCGTTGCGCACGTGGTGGTCTCCGACATCGACCTCGACTCGGCAGACGCGACCGCCGCCATGATCAAGGGCGCCGGCCGCCGCGCGTCGGCCGCCCGGTTGGACGTCACCGACCCGGACGCCTGGGAGTCCTTCGCCCGTGAAGTGCGTGCCGACCATGGCGTGCCCGACGTCGTCGTCAACAACGCCGGCATCCTCGTCAGCGGTCCGTTCCTCGAACTCTCGGCGGCGGATTGGGACAAGCAGCTCAGCGTCAACCTGATGGGTGTGGTGCACGGCTGCCGGGTGTTCGGTGCGCAGATGGCAGAGCGCGGCCGGGGTGGTCACATCGTCAACATCGCCTCGGCGGCGGCCTTCACGCCGACACCGGTCATGGCGCCTTATTCGGTGTCCAAGGCGGGGGTCAAGATGCTCAGTGAATGCCTGCGCCTGGAACTCAAGCCGTACGGCATCGGGGTCAGCGCCATCTGCCCCGGCGTGATCAACACCAACATCGGCGACCGGGCGGTGACCGTCGGCGTCGATCCCGCGCTCGTCGCGCAGGCTCAGCGCCTCACCAGGCAGCTGCAGGAGTTCGCCGAGATGCTGCCGTTCGCGCCGATGAGCCCCGACCTCGTGGCGCGGGCCGTCGTGCGCGCCGTTAGCTACGACCTCGCGGTGGTACCGGTGCGGGCCGAGGCCTGGCTCGGTTACGTGATGCACCGCCTCGCTCCCGGTATCAATCGCCGTATGACACAGCCCTTCTCGTTCGATCTGGTCGAGAAGCTCGCTGGGCCGCTGCTCGATCGGGTGACGCCGGCGGCCAGCACGAACGCGGAGTCAATGGCCCACATCTGA
- a CDS encoding TetR/AcrR family transcriptional regulator — protein sequence MGRPPQHRADDFLDAAARLFVTGGARALTMNAVARAVGAPSGSIYHRFPDRAALLAALWLRTTTGFQSGYLEALGEQPTADSAVGAAVWLVDWCRGHLPEAVVLQAGARAFEPDDWSEASRTELFAAEGDSRRRLESAVRSLAKQTGRPDDQIAFALLDLPLAAVRRHLLAGEAPPKRVTTLVKSMVGLVLGGPAD from the coding sequence ATGGGTAGACCGCCGCAGCACCGGGCCGACGATTTCCTGGACGCGGCCGCGCGCTTGTTCGTCACCGGGGGAGCGCGAGCGCTGACGATGAATGCGGTGGCGCGTGCGGTCGGCGCCCCCAGCGGGTCGATCTACCATCGCTTTCCCGACCGGGCCGCGTTGCTGGCCGCCTTGTGGTTGCGCACCACGACGGGCTTTCAGAGCGGCTACCTGGAAGCCCTCGGTGAACAACCCACGGCAGATAGCGCGGTCGGAGCGGCCGTGTGGCTGGTCGACTGGTGCCGCGGCCACCTGCCGGAGGCAGTCGTGCTGCAGGCCGGGGCCCGCGCATTCGAACCAGACGACTGGAGCGAGGCGAGCCGTACGGAATTGTTTGCCGCCGAAGGCGATTCGCGCCGGCGCCTCGAGAGTGCGGTCCGGAGCCTCGCGAAGCAGACCGGGCGGCCCGACGATCAGATCGCCTTCGCCCTCCTGGACCTGCCGCTGGCCGCGGTGCGGCGACACCTCTTGGCGGGTGAGGCGCCGCCCAAGCGGGTCACCACGCTCGTCAAGAGCATGGTGGGCCTCGTCTTGGGCGGGCCGGCCGACTAG
- a CDS encoding nuclear transport factor 2 family protein: protein MTTPDSPKPLDVANRLYAAFASHDRSALATLLHPDFTGRVSEGMPFGLGGIVHSPEQMLRDVWGGASKYYEIAPHPDEYVIAGENRVIVLGYYRGRCRTTGRHYAAAFTHDITVRDGKIASLTQITDTKPWHDALAAG, encoded by the coding sequence ATGACCACACCCGACAGCCCCAAGCCCTTGGACGTCGCCAACCGGCTCTATGCCGCCTTCGCCTCGCACGACCGATCCGCGTTGGCAACACTGCTGCATCCCGACTTCACCGGCCGGGTCAGCGAGGGCATGCCATTCGGCCTCGGCGGCATCGTGCACAGCCCCGAACAGATGCTGCGCGACGTCTGGGGCGGCGCGTCCAAGTACTACGAAATAGCGCCGCACCCTGACGAATACGTCATCGCCGGCGAAAACCGCGTCATCGTCCTCGGTTACTACCGCGGTCGGTGCCGGACCACCGGGCGTCACTATGCGGCCGCGTTCACGCACGACATCACCGTCCGCGACGGGAAGATCGCGTCGCTGACCCAGATCACCGACACCAAGCCGTGGCACGACGCGCTGGCCGCCGGCTGA
- a CDS encoding cyclase family protein codes for MLVDLSHTIRAGLVTYPGLPAPTISDHLTREASRDVYAAGTEFAIGAITMVGNTGTYIDSPFHRYENGADLAGLDLNTLVDLPTIVVHRREVAARAVVADELPDDIEAGSAVLIDTGWDRHFGTEAYGDDAPFLSEAATELLVSRGVALVGIDSVNIDDASPAAAGRRPIHTALLGNGIHVVEHLTNLAALPARGARFTAVPPRVEGFGTFPVRAYATIPD; via the coding sequence ATGCTCGTCGATCTGTCTCACACCATCCGCGCGGGGCTGGTGACCTACCCCGGACTGCCGGCGCCCACGATCAGCGACCACCTCACCCGCGAGGCGTCGCGCGACGTCTACGCCGCCGGCACCGAGTTCGCGATCGGCGCCATCACGATGGTCGGCAACACGGGCACCTACATCGACTCCCCGTTTCACCGCTACGAGAACGGTGCCGACCTGGCCGGCCTCGACTTGAACACCTTGGTGGACCTGCCGACGATCGTCGTCCACCGTCGGGAGGTTGCGGCGCGCGCCGTCGTTGCCGACGAGCTGCCCGATGACATCGAAGCCGGCAGTGCGGTGCTGATCGACACCGGCTGGGACCGGCACTTCGGCACCGAGGCCTACGGCGACGACGCACCATTCCTGTCCGAGGCCGCGACCGAGCTCCTGGTGAGCCGCGGGGTCGCGCTTGTCGGTATCGACTCGGTGAACATCGACGACGCCAGTCCGGCAGCAGCGGGTCGACGGCCCATCCATACCGCGCTGTTGGGCAACGGAATTCACGTCGTCGAGCACTTGACCAACCTGGCCGCACTGCCCGCCCGCGGCGCCCGCTTCACCGCTGTTCCGCCGCGGGTCGAAGGTTTCGGTACCTTTCCCGTCCGGGCATACGCGACCATCCCCGACTGA
- a CDS encoding pyridoxamine 5'-phosphate oxidase family protein yields MTSWKEFAGAAPRIATTFVRRHTATGNLCMLGTLRSDGFPRISPMEPRFFEDELWISGMPNTTKFNDLARDPRFCLHTATVDTHVGDGDAKLWGVVEDVQDTALHRRFAEALYEQTGFDIRGQEFEHCYRADLVGASAVEVDDGHLDITVWKPGESEQVVRKH; encoded by the coding sequence ATGACCAGTTGGAAAGAGTTCGCGGGCGCCGCACCGCGAATCGCAACCACCTTTGTCCGCCGACATACCGCCACCGGAAACCTGTGCATGCTGGGCACTTTGCGCTCGGACGGGTTTCCCCGGATCAGCCCCATGGAGCCGCGGTTCTTCGAAGACGAGCTGTGGATCTCGGGTATGCCCAACACCACGAAGTTCAATGACCTCGCCCGCGATCCACGTTTCTGCCTGCACACCGCGACGGTCGACACGCACGTCGGCGATGGCGATGCGAAGTTATGGGGCGTCGTCGAGGACGTGCAGGACACGGCCCTGCATCGACGGTTCGCCGAGGCGCTGTACGAACAGACCGGCTTCGACATCCGCGGCCAGGAGTTCGAACACTGCTATCGCGCCGATCTGGTCGGGGCGTCTGCGGTCGAGGTGGACGACGGACACCTCGACATCACGGTGTGGAAGCCCGGCGAATCCGAGCAAGTCGTCCGCAAGCACTGA